From one Thalassobaculum sp. OXR-137 genomic stretch:
- a CDS encoding class I SAM-dependent methyltransferase produces MKPIESAEDISELAFGFMASKALFAALHVDVFGALSDGPKSIKDLAAATKVPAQRMQTLVTALVSVGLLTRNDGKIANAPASEAYLVRDNTNYFGDYLRFQIDRQMYPFMENLDKVLLGDTDDIEYPDYASWMADRHHAELFSRSQHSGSLGPGAVLAKRLLKEGAVSEDVGSMLDVGGGSGAFSIMFCKRFPKLHATVLDFPNVIEVGKTFVAEEEMSDRIDFVAGDGTNANWPNDQDIVLMSYLFSGVPEEAIDKLCSDAFRVLKPGGLIAIHDFMVTDDRKGPALAALWQLQHMVYTPDGVGMTPGFVEKHLKKAGFEIEIDDDLIPGMTRVMTARKPD; encoded by the coding sequence GTGAAACCGATCGAATCCGCCGAGGACATTTCCGAGCTCGCCTTCGGGTTCATGGCGTCGAAGGCACTGTTCGCGGCCCTGCATGTGGACGTGTTCGGAGCGCTGTCGGACGGCCCGAAATCGATCAAGGATCTGGCGGCGGCGACGAAGGTGCCCGCCCAGCGCATGCAGACGCTGGTGACGGCCCTGGTCTCGGTCGGCCTGCTCACCCGCAATGACGGCAAGATCGCCAACGCACCGGCCAGCGAGGCCTATCTGGTGCGCGACAACACCAACTATTTCGGCGATTACCTGCGCTTCCAGATCGATCGCCAGATGTATCCGTTCATGGAAAACCTGGACAAGGTCCTGCTCGGCGACACCGACGACATCGAATATCCGGACTACGCGTCCTGGATGGCCGACCGGCACCATGCCGAGCTGTTCAGCCGCTCGCAGCATTCCGGCTCGCTCGGCCCGGGCGCGGTGCTGGCCAAGCGCCTGCTCAAGGAAGGTGCCGTCTCCGAAGATGTCGGCTCCATGCTGGATGTCGGCGGCGGTTCCGGCGCCTTCTCCATCATGTTCTGCAAGCGTTTCCCCAAGCTGCACGCCACGGTGCTCGACTTCCCCAATGTGATCGAGGTCGGCAAGACCTTCGTCGCCGAGGAGGAGATGTCGGACCGGATCGACTTCGTCGCCGGCGACGGCACCAACGCGAACTGGCCGAACGACCAGGACATCGTGCTGATGAGCTACCTGTTCTCCGGCGTGCCGGAGGAAGCCATCGACAAGCTCTGCTCCGACGCGTTCCGGGTGCTGAAGCCGGGCGGGCTGATCGCGATCCACGACTTCATGGTGACCGACGACCGCAAGGGCCCGGCGCTGGCCGCGCTCTGGCAGCTCCAGCACATGGTCTACACCCCGGACGGCGTCGGCATGACGCCGGGCTTCGTGGAGAAGCACCTGAAGAAGGCCGGTTTCGAGATCGAGATCGACGACGACCTCATCCCCGGCATGACCCGGGTGATGACCGCCCGCAAGCCGGACTGA
- a CDS encoding dienelactone hydrolase family protein — protein MRLLATAALAALLPFSAYAGEPVDYTVNGESFTGYRAEAAGESKGLVLIIHDWDGLTAYEEKRAEMLAELGYDAFAVDLYGKGNRPVETGAKKEETGKLYKDRERMRTLILGGLAEARKERDGKTVVMGYCFGGAAVLELARSGKAANIVGYTTFHGGLATPEGQSYPADTSPILVAHGGADTAIPMSQVATLSEELEKAGVMYEIQVYSGAPHAFTVFDSDRYREVADTQSWDAFKDFLAANLVSE, from the coding sequence ATGCGACTTCTGGCCACTGCGGCGCTTGCCGCCCTGCTGCCCTTCTCCGCCTATGCCGGCGAGCCGGTGGACTACACGGTGAACGGCGAGAGTTTCACCGGCTACCGGGCCGAGGCGGCCGGGGAGTCGAAGGGACTTGTGCTGATCATCCACGATTGGGACGGGCTGACCGCCTATGAGGAAAAGCGGGCGGAGATGCTCGCCGAACTGGGCTACGACGCCTTCGCCGTCGATCTCTACGGCAAGGGCAACCGACCGGTGGAGACCGGGGCCAAGAAGGAAGAGACCGGCAAGCTCTATAAGGACCGCGAGCGGATGCGGACCCTGATCCTGGGCGGCCTCGCCGAGGCGCGGAAGGAGCGGGACGGCAAGACGGTGGTGATGGGCTACTGCTTCGGCGGGGCGGCGGTGCTGGAGCTGGCCCGTTCGGGCAAGGCGGCGAATATCGTCGGCTATACGACCTTCCATGGCGGGCTGGCCACGCCGGAGGGGCAGAGCTATCCGGCCGACACCTCGCCGATCCTGGTCGCCCATGGCGGTGCGGACACCGCCATCCCGATGAGCCAGGTCGCGACCCTGTCGGAGGAGCTGGAGAAGGCCGGCGTGATGTACGAGATCCAGGTCTATTCGGGTGCGCCCCACGCCTTCACGGTGTTCGACAGCGACCGCTACCGCGAAGTGGCGGACACGCAGTCCTGGGACGCGTTCAAAGACTTCCTGGCGGCGAATCTGGTGAGCGAGTGA